The Puntigrus tetrazona isolate hp1 chromosome 19, ASM1883169v1, whole genome shotgun sequence genome has a segment encoding these proteins:
- the fbxl2 gene encoding F-box/LRR-repeat protein 2, producing MNGITKGRFEVFSNSDEALINKKLPKELLLRIFSFLDVVTLCRCAQVSKAWNVLALDGSNWQKIDLFNFQTDIEGRVVENISKRCGGFLRQLSLRGCLSVGDASMKTFAQNCRNIEHLNLNGCTKITDSTCISLSKFCSKLRHLDLTSCVSITNHALKALSEGCRMLENLNLSWCDQITSDGIEALSRGCTSLRALFLRGCTQLDDTALKHLQKHCPELMTINMQSCTQITDDGFVSLCRGCHKLQMVCVSGCSNITDASLTALGLNCQRLKILEAARCSHVTDAGFTVLARNCHDMEKMDLEECILVTDNTLVQLSIHCPRLQALSLSHCELITDDGIRHLSSSVCGQERLQVVELDNCPLITDITLEHLKSCQRLERIELYDCQQVTRAGIKRIRAHLPEIKVHAYFAPVTPPPSVHGGGQRLCRCCVIL from the exons ATGAACGGCATCACCAAGGGCAGATTTGAG GTGTTCTCAAACAGTGATGAGGCCCTAATCAACAAAAAACTTCCCAAAGAGCTTCTGCTCAG gattttCTCTTTCCTGGatgtagttacattgtgtagGTGTGCCCAGGTATCCAAG GCGTGGAATGTTCTTGCGTTAGATGGAAGTAACTGGCAAAAGATTGATCTCTTCAACTTTCAGACAGATATTGAG GGACGTGTCGTGGAGAACATCTCGAAGCGATGTGGGGGGTTTTTGAGGCAGCTCAGTCTTCGGGGCTGCCTCAGTGTGGGAGATGCCTCCATGAA GACCTTTGCTCAGAACTGTCGCAACATTGAACATCTGAACCTCAACGGCTGCACCAAGATCACAGACTCCACCTGCATCAGCCTTAGCAAGTTCTGCTCTAAACTTCGCCACCTTGATCTGACCTCCTGTGTGTCCATCACCAATCATGCACTTAAGGCCTTAAG CGAGGGCTGTCGGATGTTGGAGAACCTGAACCTGTCCTGGTGTGATCAGATCACGAGTGATGGCATCGAGGCTCTAAGCCGTGGCTGCACAAGTCTCCGAGCTCTGTTTCTGAGAGGCTGCACACAG CTTGATGATACTGCACTGAAGCACCTTCAAAAGCACTGTCCTGAGCTCATGACAATCAACATGCAATCGTGCACA CAAATCACAGATGATGGTTTTGTGAGTTTGTGCCGCGGTTGTCACAAATTGCAGATGGTTTGTGTGTCTGGCTGCAGCAACATCACAGACGCTTCTCTGACTGCCCTCGGCCTCAACTGCCAACGGCTCAA GATCCTGGAGGCCGCTCGCTGCTCACATGTGACTGATGCTGGTTTTACTGTTCTTGCCAGA AATTGTCACGATATGGAGAAGATGGATTTAGAGGAATGTATTTTG GTGACTGATAACACTCTGGTTCAGCTCTCAATCCACTGCCCTCGGCTGCAGGCGCTG aGCCTGTCTCACTGTGAGTTGATAACAGATGATGGAATCAGACACCTGAGCAGCAGTGTGTGTGGTCAGGAGCGTCTGCAGGTCGTGGAGCTGGACAACTGCCCCTTGATCACGGACATCACACTGGAGCACCTCAAGAGTTGCCAGCGTCTGGAACGCATTGAGCTCTATGACTGCCAGCAGGTCACCCGCGCGGGCATCAAACGAATCCGG GCTCACCTTCCTGAGATCAAGGTCCATGCTTACTTTGCGCCGGTCACACCTCCTCCTTCAGTGCACGGAGGTGGTCAGCGTCTCTGCCGCTGCTGCGTCATACTCTGA